One genomic region from Burkholderia latens encodes:
- a CDS encoding HesA/MoeB/ThiF family protein: protein MNDDQLLRYSRHILVDEIGIEAQQRFLDAHAIVVGAGGLGSPAAMYLAASGVGTITLVDADTVDLTNLQRQILHATASVGRSKVESGRDTLMRLNPEVTIDAVAARVDDAWLDEHVPRASVVLDCTDNFATRHAINRACVAHGVPLVSGAALRFDGQISTFDFRDPAAPCYACVFPEDQPFEEVACATMGVFAPTVGIIGAMQAAEALRVIGAIGTTLSGRLMMLDSLRMEWTTMKIARQADCPVCQRRH, encoded by the coding sequence ATGAACGACGATCAACTCCTCCGCTATTCCCGTCACATCCTCGTCGACGAAATCGGCATCGAGGCGCAGCAGCGCTTCCTCGACGCGCATGCGATCGTCGTCGGCGCGGGCGGACTCGGCTCGCCGGCCGCGATGTATCTCGCGGCGTCCGGCGTCGGCACGATCACGCTCGTCGACGCCGACACGGTCGACCTCACGAACCTGCAGCGGCAGATCCTGCACGCGACGGCGTCGGTCGGCCGCAGCAAGGTCGAATCGGGCCGCGACACGCTCATGCGGCTGAACCCGGAAGTGACGATCGATGCGGTCGCCGCACGCGTGGACGACGCGTGGCTCGACGAACACGTGCCGCGCGCGAGCGTCGTGCTCGACTGCACCGACAATTTCGCGACACGCCATGCGATCAATCGCGCGTGCGTCGCGCACGGCGTGCCGCTCGTGTCCGGCGCTGCGCTGCGCTTCGACGGCCAGATCAGCACGTTCGACTTCCGCGACCCTGCCGCGCCCTGTTACGCGTGCGTGTTCCCGGAAGACCAGCCGTTCGAGGAAGTCGCGTGCGCGACGATGGGCGTGTTCGCGCCGACGGTCGGGATCATCGGCGCGATGCAGGCGGCCGAAGCGCTGCGCGTGATCGGCGCGATCGGCACGACGCTCAGCGGCCGGCTGATGATGCTCGATTCGCTGCGGATGGAATGGACGACGATGAAGATCGCGCGACAGGCCGATTGCCCCGTGTGCCAGCGGCGGCACTGA
- the ptsP gene encoding phosphoenolpyruvate--protein phosphotransferase, with product MSFTLHGIPVSRGIAIGRAYLIAPAALDVAHYLVDADQIDAEVERFRTAREVVNRELDALRADLTDDTPTEVGAFIDVHAMILNDAMLVQETIDLIRTRRYNVEWALTEQLELLTRHFDDIEDEYLRERKADIEQVVERVLKALAGAPSASQALDGAAARGQNEMIVVAHDIAPADMMQFKSQSFQAFVTDLGGRTSHTAIVARSLGIPAAVGVQHASSLIRQDDLIIVDGDQGIVIVDPAPIVLEEYSYRQSEKLLEQRKLQRLKFSPTQTLCGTKIDLYANIELPDDAKAAVEAGAVGVGLFRSEFLFMHQKEMPEEEEQFAAYKRAVEWMKGMPVTIRTIDVGADKPLDALDEGYETAPNPALGLRAIRWSLSEPQMFLTQLRAILRASAFGQVKILIPMLAHAQEIDQTLDLIREAKRQLDDAGLAYDPNVRVGAMIEIPAAAIALPLFLKRFDFLSIGTNDLIQYTLAIDRADNAVAHLYDPLHPAVLHLIAYTLREAKRAGVSVSVCGEMAGDPALTRLLLGMGLTEFSMHPSQLLVVKQEILRAHLKSLEKPTADVLAAFEPEEVQAALKRLAVAEPRADAAA from the coding sequence GTGTCGTTCACGCTGCATGGCATTCCCGTCTCACGTGGTATCGCGATCGGGCGAGCGTATCTGATCGCGCCGGCGGCGCTCGACGTCGCGCATTATCTCGTCGACGCCGACCAGATCGATGCCGAAGTCGAGCGGTTCCGTACCGCGCGCGAGGTCGTGAACCGCGAGCTCGACGCGCTGCGCGCCGACCTGACCGACGACACCCCGACCGAAGTGGGCGCGTTCATCGACGTGCACGCAATGATCCTGAACGACGCGATGCTCGTGCAGGAAACGATCGACCTGATCCGCACGCGCCGCTACAACGTCGAATGGGCGCTGACCGAGCAGCTCGAGCTGCTCACGCGCCACTTCGACGATATCGAGGACGAATACCTGCGCGAGCGCAAGGCCGACATCGAGCAGGTGGTCGAGCGTGTGCTGAAGGCACTCGCCGGTGCGCCATCCGCGTCGCAGGCGCTCGATGGCGCGGCCGCGCGCGGCCAGAACGAGATGATCGTCGTCGCGCACGACATCGCGCCGGCCGACATGATGCAGTTCAAGTCGCAGTCGTTCCAGGCGTTCGTCACGGATCTCGGCGGCCGCACGTCGCACACGGCGATCGTCGCGCGCAGCCTCGGCATCCCGGCCGCAGTCGGCGTTCAGCACGCGAGTTCGCTGATCCGACAGGACGACCTGATCATCGTCGACGGCGACCAGGGGATCGTGATCGTCGATCCGGCGCCGATCGTCCTCGAGGAATATTCGTATCGCCAGTCCGAGAAGCTGCTCGAGCAGCGCAAGCTGCAGCGGCTGAAATTCTCGCCGACGCAAACGTTGTGCGGCACCAAGATCGACCTGTACGCGAACATCGAGCTGCCGGACGACGCGAAGGCGGCCGTCGAGGCCGGCGCAGTCGGCGTGGGGCTGTTCCGCTCCGAATTCCTGTTCATGCATCAGAAGGAGATGCCCGAGGAGGAAGAGCAGTTCGCCGCCTACAAGCGCGCGGTCGAGTGGATGAAGGGGATGCCGGTGACGATCCGCACGATCGACGTCGGCGCGGACAAACCGCTCGACGCGCTCGACGAAGGCTACGAGACTGCGCCGAATCCGGCGCTCGGGCTGCGCGCGATCCGCTGGAGCCTGTCCGAGCCGCAGATGTTTCTCACGCAGCTGCGTGCGATCCTGCGCGCGTCCGCGTTCGGGCAGGTGAAGATCCTGATCCCGATGCTCGCGCACGCGCAGGAGATCGACCAGACGCTCGACCTGATCCGTGAGGCGAAGCGCCAGCTCGACGACGCGGGGCTCGCATACGATCCGAACGTGCGCGTCGGTGCGATGATCGAGATTCCGGCGGCCGCGATCGCGCTGCCGCTGTTCCTGAAGCGCTTCGATTTCCTGTCGATCGGCACGAACGACCTGATCCAGTACACGCTCGCGATCGATCGTGCGGACAACGCGGTCGCTCATCTGTACGACCCGCTGCATCCGGCGGTGCTGCACCTGATCGCCTATACGCTGCGCGAAGCGAAGCGCGCGGGCGTGTCCGTGTCGGTGTGCGGGGAGATGGCGGGCGACCCGGCGCTTACGCGGCTGCTGCTCGGGATGGGGCTCACGGAGTTCTCGATGCATCCGAGCCAGCTGCTGGTCGTGAAGCAGGAGATTCTGCGCGCGCACCTGAAGTCGCTCGAGAAGCCGACGGCCGACGTGCTGGCCGCGTTCGAGCCGGAGGAAGTGCAGGCGGCGCTCAAGCGCCTAGCGGTCGCGGAGCCGCGCGCGGACGCTGCGGCCTGA
- a CDS encoding PTS sugar transporter subunit IIA → MAGILIIAHAPLATALRDCIAHIYGGVPARIGCIDVLADSDPAQVMAFAHAELARLREDNGVVVLTDMYGATPANIAGQLAKLDNVRVLAGVNLPMLVRAVCYRTVPLDKLVDKALSGGAKGVHEVAAGTPPPPTEVGCGQCAPIPPEPQPRTESH, encoded by the coding sequence ATGGCCGGGATCCTGATCATCGCGCACGCGCCGCTCGCCACCGCGCTGCGCGACTGCATCGCGCACATCTATGGCGGCGTGCCCGCGCGCATCGGCTGTATCGACGTGCTGGCGGATAGCGATCCGGCCCAGGTGATGGCATTCGCTCACGCGGAACTCGCGCGGCTCAGGGAAGACAACGGCGTCGTCGTCCTGACCGACATGTACGGCGCGACGCCCGCGAACATCGCGGGCCAGCTCGCGAAGCTCGACAACGTGCGCGTGCTCGCCGGCGTGAACCTGCCGATGCTCGTGCGCGCAGTCTGCTACCGCACCGTGCCGCTCGACAAGCTCGTCGACAAGGCGCTGTCCGGCGGCGCGAAGGGCGTTCACGAAGTGGCGGCCGGCACGCCGCCGCCGCCGACCGAAGTCGGCTGCGGCCAGTGCGCGCCGATTCCGCCGGAGCCGCAACCGCGCACCGAATCGCACTGA
- a CDS encoding HPr family phosphocarrier protein: MLQQETTIVNKLGLHARASAKLTQLAGNFQSEVWMTRNGRKINAKSIMGVMMLAAGIGSTVTIETDGPDEKEAMDALLKLIADKFGEGQ; encoded by the coding sequence ATGCTTCAACAAGAAACCACGATCGTCAATAAATTGGGGCTCCATGCACGCGCGTCCGCCAAGCTCACGCAGCTGGCCGGCAACTTCCAGTCCGAAGTCTGGATGACGCGCAACGGGCGCAAGATCAACGCGAAGAGCATCATGGGCGTGATGATGCTGGCGGCCGGTATCGGCAGCACGGTGACGATCGAGACCGACGGTCCCGACGAGAAGGAAGCGATGGACGCGCTGCTGAAACTGATTGCGGACAAGTTCGGCGAAGGCCAGTGA
- a CDS encoding ammonium transporter, which yields MRKLLMSLLMTGSLIAAGVGPALADDAASAAAASAPAATASDATASAPAASAPAATDASATAAAAPASGAADASAAAAASAPAAPAAPTAPFSVDSSKISAGDTAWMLTSTALVLFMTVPGLALFYAGMVRKKNVLATVMQSFAITALITVLWTVIGYSLAFTPGNGFIGGLSRVFLHGMNYIKGDKATTLTVSHLATTIPESVYFVYQMTFAIITPALICGAFADRMKFSAMLVFMTLWSLIVYVPIAHMVWEPTGWLSADGVLDFAGGTVVHINAGIAGLMSCLVLGKRVGYGRESMAPHNLVLTMIGGSMLWVGWFGFNAGSAVAADGRAGFAMLTTQVATACAALGWMFAEWIAKGKPSVLGIVSGAVAGLVAITPAAGFVGVAGALVIGVAAGVICFWSATWLKSKLGYDDSLDAFGVHGVGGILGALLTGVFAVKDIGGADGSLMLQAKGVLITLVYSGVLSFVLLKLIDLTIGLRVTEEEEREGLDVILHGEHVE from the coding sequence ATGCGCAAACTTCTGATGTCCCTGCTGATGACCGGCTCGCTGATCGCGGCCGGCGTTGGCCCCGCGCTCGCCGACGACGCGGCTTCCGCCGCGGCCGCGTCCGCGCCCGCTGCAACGGCTTCCGACGCAACGGCATCCGCGCCGGCTGCTTCGGCGCCTGCCGCCACCGACGCATCGGCAACCGCCGCCGCCGCACCCGCTTCGGGCGCCGCGGACGCATCGGCCGCCGCCGCCGCATCCGCGCCTGCCGCACCTGCGGCCCCGACCGCGCCGTTCTCCGTCGACTCGTCGAAGATCAGTGCCGGCGACACCGCGTGGATGCTCACGTCCACCGCGCTCGTGCTGTTCATGACCGTCCCCGGCCTCGCGCTGTTCTATGCGGGCATGGTCCGCAAGAAGAACGTGCTCGCGACGGTGATGCAGAGCTTCGCGATCACCGCGCTGATCACGGTGCTGTGGACGGTGATCGGCTACAGCCTCGCGTTCACGCCGGGCAACGGCTTCATCGGCGGCCTGTCGCGCGTGTTCCTGCACGGCATGAACTACATCAAGGGCGACAAGGCGACCACGCTGACCGTCAGCCACCTCGCGACGACGATCCCCGAGTCGGTCTACTTCGTCTACCAGATGACGTTCGCGATCATCACGCCGGCGCTGATCTGCGGCGCGTTCGCCGACCGGATGAAGTTCTCGGCGATGCTCGTGTTCATGACGCTCTGGTCGCTGATCGTCTATGTGCCGATCGCGCACATGGTGTGGGAGCCGACCGGCTGGCTGTCGGCAGACGGTGTGCTCGACTTCGCGGGCGGCACGGTCGTGCACATCAACGCCGGTATCGCGGGCCTGATGTCGTGCCTGGTGCTCGGCAAGCGCGTCGGCTACGGTCGTGAATCGATGGCGCCGCACAACCTGGTGCTGACGATGATCGGCGGCTCGATGCTGTGGGTCGGCTGGTTCGGTTTCAACGCGGGTTCCGCGGTGGCGGCCGACGGCCGTGCCGGCTTCGCGATGCTGACGACGCAAGTCGCGACGGCGTGCGCGGCGCTCGGCTGGATGTTTGCCGAGTGGATCGCCAAGGGCAAGCCGTCGGTGCTCGGCATCGTGTCGGGCGCGGTCGCCGGTCTCGTGGCGATCACGCCGGCAGCCGGCTTCGTCGGTGTGGCGGGCGCGCTCGTGATCGGTGTCGCGGCGGGCGTGATCTGCTTCTGGTCGGCGACGTGGCTCAAGTCGAAGCTCGGCTACGACGATTCGCTCGATGCGTTCGGCGTGCACGGCGTGGGCGGGATTCTCGGCGCACTGCTGACCGGCGTGTTCGCGGTCAAGGACATCGGCGGCGCCGACGGCAGCCTCATGCTGCAAGCGAAGGGCGTGCTGATCACGCTGGTCTACAGCGGCGTGCTGAGCTTCGTGCTGCTGAAGCTGATCGACCTGACGATCGGCCTGCGCGTGACCGAAGAGGAAGAGCGCGAAGGTCTCGACGTGATCCTGCACGGCGAGCATGTCGAATAA
- the gshA gene encoding glutamate--cysteine ligase — MVPHLVTALNGPLLELEQKILDATPAIERWFRLEWQEHTPPFYCSVDLRNAGFKLAPVDANLFPGAFNNLPSEVLPLAVQAAMAAIEKICPDAKNLLVIPELPTRNAFYLENVARLATIMRQAGLNVRFGSLDSSITDITPITLADGQKIVLEPLERSQRRLGLKNFDPCSILLNNDLSAGIPAVLENLHEQYLLPPLHAGWAVRRKSTHFSCYDDVAKKFAKMVGVDPWMVNPYFAHVEGVDWQAHEGEQALADAIDGVLKKIARKYREYGISEKPYVVVKADAGTAGRGVMTVHDAAEIGRMSKAERAQMAESKAGLAVRDVIVQEGVYTFERVGDEVAEPVVYMIDRYVVGGFYRTHGGRERDQNLNAPGMHYVPLGFEHTALPDAGAKPGAAPPNRFYMYGVVARLSLIASSIELEKTDPEAIQV, encoded by the coding sequence ATGGTTCCCCACCTCGTTACCGCGTTGAACGGTCCGCTGCTCGAACTCGAGCAGAAGATCCTCGACGCGACGCCTGCGATCGAACGCTGGTTCAGGCTCGAATGGCAGGAACACACGCCGCCGTTCTATTGTTCGGTGGACCTGCGCAACGCCGGCTTCAAGCTGGCGCCCGTCGACGCGAACCTGTTTCCCGGCGCATTCAATAATCTGCCGTCCGAAGTGCTGCCGCTCGCCGTGCAGGCCGCGATGGCCGCGATCGAGAAGATCTGCCCGGACGCGAAGAACCTGCTCGTGATTCCCGAGTTGCCGACCCGCAACGCGTTCTACCTGGAAAACGTCGCGCGGCTCGCGACGATCATGCGTCAGGCCGGCCTGAACGTGCGCTTCGGCTCGCTCGATTCGAGCATCACCGACATCACGCCGATCACGCTCGCCGACGGCCAGAAGATCGTGCTCGAGCCGCTCGAGCGTTCGCAGCGCCGCCTCGGCCTGAAGAATTTCGATCCGTGCTCGATCCTGCTGAACAACGACCTGTCGGCCGGGATCCCGGCCGTGCTCGAAAACCTGCACGAGCAGTACCTGCTGCCGCCGCTGCACGCGGGCTGGGCCGTGCGCCGCAAGTCGACGCACTTCTCCTGCTATGACGACGTCGCGAAGAAGTTCGCGAAGATGGTCGGCGTCGATCCGTGGATGGTGAATCCGTATTTCGCGCACGTCGAAGGGGTCGACTGGCAGGCGCATGAAGGCGAGCAGGCGCTCGCCGACGCGATCGACGGCGTGCTGAAGAAGATCGCGCGCAAATACCGCGAATACGGTATCAGCGAAAAGCCGTACGTCGTCGTGAAGGCCGACGCGGGCACCGCCGGGCGCGGCGTGATGACCGTGCACGACGCGGCCGAGATCGGCCGCATGTCGAAGGCCGAGCGTGCGCAGATGGCCGAGTCGAAGGCCGGGCTTGCGGTGCGCGACGTGATCGTGCAGGAAGGCGTGTATACGTTCGAGCGCGTCGGCGACGAAGTTGCGGAGCCGGTCGTGTACATGATCGACCGCTACGTGGTGGGCGGTTTCTACCGCACCCACGGCGGCCGCGAGCGCGACCAGAACCTGAACGCGCCGGGCATGCACTACGTGCCGCTCGGCTTCGAGCACACCGCATTGCCGGATGCCGGCGCGAAGCCGGGCGCTGCGCCGCCGAACCGTTTCTACATGTACGGCGTCGTCGCGCGCCTGTCGCTGATCGCGTCGTCGATCGAACTGGAAAAGACCGATCCCGAAGCCATCCAGGTGTAA
- a CDS encoding accessory factor UbiK family protein produces the protein MKQPSDVFNDLQSRVSDLLKNSPAKDVERNVKAMLSQGFSKLDLVTREEFDTQAQVLARTRVRLEELEKRVAELEQRLAASQA, from the coding sequence ATGAAGCAACCCAGCGATGTTTTCAACGATCTGCAGTCGCGCGTCAGCGACCTGCTGAAAAACTCGCCGGCGAAGGATGTCGAGCGCAATGTGAAGGCCATGCTGTCGCAAGGCTTCTCGAAGCTCGATCTCGTCACGCGCGAGGAGTTCGACACGCAGGCACAGGTGCTCGCCCGCACCCGCGTGCGTCTCGAGGAGCTCGAGAAGCGCGTCGCCGAACTCGAGCAGCGACTCGCCGCATCCCAGGCCTGA
- a CDS encoding P-II family nitrogen regulator, with amino-acid sequence MKLITAIIKPFKLDETREALSALGVSGITVTEVKGFGRQKGHTELYRGAEYVVDFLPKMKIEAAVSDDLVDQAVEAIERAARTGKIGDGKIFVTPIEQVIRIRTGETGADAL; translated from the coding sequence ATGAAACTCATTACCGCAATCATCAAGCCGTTCAAGCTCGATGAGACCCGAGAAGCGCTGTCCGCGCTCGGCGTCTCCGGCATCACGGTGACCGAGGTGAAAGGGTTCGGGCGCCAGAAGGGGCACACCGAGCTGTACCGGGGCGCCGAATACGTGGTCGATTTCCTGCCGAAGATGAAGATCGAGGCGGCCGTGTCCGACGATCTCGTCGACCAGGCGGTCGAGGCGATCGAGCGGGCGGCGCGCACCGGCAAGATCGGCGACGGCAAGATCTTCGTCACGCCGATCGAACAGGTGATCCGGATCCGGACCGGGGAGACAGGCGCTGACGCGCTGTAA
- a CDS encoding S41 family peptidase, with amino-acid sequence MRMKLKNIGLIAAGLATGVFATLQISASAEQTVTAPLPLDQLRLFAEVFGQIKREYVEPVDDKKLLTAAIKGMVSSLDPHSSFLDKTDYDELQEQTKGRFAGLGIEISQEDGLVKVISPIEDTPAFRAGIRPGDLITRINDKPVRGMTLDKAVKQMRGEPGTKVTLTIFRKSDDRTFPITVTRAIIKVQSVKMKILDPGYAYIRITSFQERTTPDLAARLQDIARQQPNLKGLILDLRNNGGGLLQSAVGVAGAFLPPDSVVVSTNGQIPDSKQVYRDTYDNYRLPSFDGDPLKNLPPIFKTVPMVVLTNAYSASASEIVAGALQDSKRAQIMGKTTFGKGSVQTVRPMTADTALRLTTAYYYTPSGRSIQNKGITPDVPVDQYADGDPDDVLVTREVDYTNHLANTQDPNEKKEQEEREQRRMDQLRVLEEQNDKKTPEQRQKDRDRKPIEFGSADDFMMQQALNKLEGKPVQESKSLLAESTTKSPAAKAASAAKASGAKAAAPKAASAPQ; translated from the coding sequence ATGCGAATGAAATTGAAGAACATCGGCCTGATTGCCGCGGGCCTCGCCACGGGCGTATTCGCGACGCTGCAGATCTCGGCGTCTGCCGAGCAGACCGTCACCGCGCCGCTTCCCCTCGACCAGCTCCGCCTCTTCGCGGAAGTGTTCGGCCAGATCAAGCGCGAGTACGTCGAGCCGGTCGACGACAAGAAGCTGCTGACGGCGGCGATCAAAGGCATGGTGTCGAGCCTCGACCCGCACTCGTCGTTCCTCGACAAGACCGACTATGACGAGCTGCAGGAGCAGACGAAGGGCCGCTTCGCGGGTCTCGGCATCGAGATCTCGCAGGAAGACGGCCTCGTCAAGGTGATCTCGCCGATCGAGGACACGCCCGCGTTCCGCGCCGGCATCCGTCCGGGCGATCTGATCACGCGCATCAACGACAAGCCGGTGCGCGGGATGACGCTCGACAAGGCCGTCAAGCAAATGCGCGGCGAGCCGGGCACCAAGGTCACGCTGACGATCTTCCGCAAGAGCGACGACCGCACGTTCCCGATCACGGTCACGCGCGCGATCATCAAGGTCCAGAGCGTGAAGATGAAGATTCTCGACCCGGGCTACGCATACATCCGGATCACGAGCTTCCAGGAGCGCACGACGCCCGATCTCGCCGCAAGACTGCAGGACATCGCACGCCAGCAGCCGAACCTGAAGGGCCTGATCCTCGACCTGCGCAACAACGGCGGCGGCCTGCTGCAGAGCGCGGTCGGCGTCGCCGGCGCGTTCCTGCCGCCCGACTCCGTCGTCGTGTCGACCAACGGCCAGATTCCCGATTCGAAGCAGGTCTACCGCGACACCTACGACAACTATCGCCTGCCGTCTTTCGACGGCGATCCGCTGAAGAATCTGCCGCCGATCTTCAAGACCGTGCCGATGGTCGTGCTGACGAACGCGTATTCGGCGTCCGCGTCGGAAATCGTCGCCGGCGCGCTGCAGGATTCGAAGCGCGCGCAGATCATGGGCAAGACGACGTTCGGCAAGGGCTCGGTGCAGACGGTTCGCCCGATGACGGCCGATACCGCACTGCGCCTGACGACCGCCTACTACTACACGCCGAGCGGCCGATCGATCCAGAACAAGGGCATCACGCCCGACGTGCCGGTCGATCAGTACGCGGACGGCGATCCGGACGACGTGCTGGTGACGCGCGAGGTCGACTACACGAACCACCTCGCGAACACGCAGGACCCGAACGAGAAGAAGGAACAGGAAGAGCGCGAGCAGCGCCGGATGGATCAGCTGCGCGTCCTCGAGGAGCAGAACGACAAGAAGACGCCGGAGCAACGCCAGAAGGATCGCGATCGCAAGCCGATCGAGTTCGGCAGCGCCGACGACTTCATGATGCAACAGGCGCTGAACAAGCTCGAGGGCAAGCCGGTGCAGGAATCGAAGTCGCTGCTCGCCGAGAGCACGACCAAGAGCCCTGCGGCGAAGGCCGCGTCCGCCGCGAAGGCGTCGGGCGCGAAGGCCGCCGCACCGAAGGCCGCGTCGGCGCCGCAGTAA
- the gshB gene encoding glutathione synthase, with translation MDILFIADPLERFKIYKDSTYAMMAEAARRGHAIYTCQPHQLAWTGSGVEADVQRVTIVGDTADLHRYPWYEAGAHESRRLTSFGAVLMRKDPPFDMEYVTATWMLELAERAGTRVFNKPQSIRDHSEKLAIGEFSQFVAPTLVTRDAARLRAFHAEHGDVIVKPLDGMGGMGVFRVKADGMNLGAIIEMLGHDGTRSLMIQKFIPEITAGDKRILLIAGEAVPYSLARIPQGSEVRGNLAAGGLGVAQPLTPRDREIAETLGPVLAARGLLLVGLDAIGDWLTEVNVTSPTCFREIMEQTGFDVAAMFIDALERAAA, from the coding sequence ATGGACATTCTCTTTATCGCCGACCCGCTCGAGCGCTTCAAGATCTACAAGGATTCGACCTACGCGATGATGGCGGAGGCCGCGCGGCGCGGGCATGCGATCTACACATGCCAGCCGCACCAGCTCGCGTGGACGGGCTCGGGCGTCGAGGCGGACGTGCAGCGCGTGACGATCGTCGGCGACACTGCCGACCTGCACCGCTACCCGTGGTACGAGGCGGGCGCGCACGAATCGCGCCGGCTGACGTCGTTCGGCGCGGTGCTGATGCGCAAGGATCCGCCGTTCGACATGGAATACGTGACGGCCACGTGGATGCTCGAGCTGGCCGAGCGTGCGGGCACGCGCGTGTTCAACAAACCCCAGTCGATCCGCGATCACTCGGAGAAGCTCGCGATCGGCGAGTTCTCGCAGTTCGTCGCGCCGACGCTCGTGACCCGCGACGCCGCGCGTTTGCGCGCATTCCACGCGGAGCATGGCGACGTGATCGTGAAGCCGCTCGACGGGATGGGCGGGATGGGCGTGTTCCGCGTGAAGGCCGACGGGATGAATCTCGGCGCGATCATCGAGATGCTCGGCCATGACGGCACGCGCTCGCTGATGATTCAGAAGTTCATTCCCGAGATTACCGCCGGCGACAAGCGGATCCTGCTGATTGCGGGCGAGGCGGTTCCGTATTCGCTCGCGCGGATTCCGCAGGGTAGCGAGGTGCGCGGCAATCTGGCCGCGGGCGGGCTCGGCGTCGCGCAGCCGCTGACGCCGCGCGACCGCGAGATCGCCGAGACGCTCGGGCCGGTGCTGGCCGCGCGCGGGCTGCTGCTGGTCGGGCTCGACGCGATCGGCGACTGGCTGACCGAGGTGAACGTGACGAGCCCGACCTGCTTCCGCGAGATCATGGAGCAGACGGGCTTCGACGTCGCCGCAATGTTCATCGACGCGCTGGAGCGGGCGGCCGCGTAG